Below is a window of Coregonus clupeaformis isolate EN_2021a chromosome 15, ASM2061545v1, whole genome shotgun sequence DNA.
aAAGGTTTATTAAATGAAATGCAAACAAAAAGCACCTTTTTGGACACTACAACAGATGGGATGTTATTAGGAGGATGGTTGCTGTGAATTCTGTTATACTGCGACGACTGGAATCTGCTGAACTTCAGGCAAGGTATCCATAGGCTCAACAGCCACTGGAATCAAGATGACAGACATAAGGGAATAGCTTTGACATTCCACAACATGTAAAAAAGTTAATTACATTCTAACACAATTAAATAAAACTTTACCCCCTCAGGGGCAATTAAAAGATAAGTCAGTTTTGCAGGTAAGCCTACCACTTCACTGAACACATTCACAAAATAAACCAGTATATGGTTAGAATGTTTATTACCCATAAACTAAATGTTAACCAGGGAAACATATTCTGGGTGGTTTAAGACTACCTGTGGTGAGGTCTATGAGTGGTTCATCTGCCTCTAGGGGTATAGCGATGCCCATGGCCCTCCTGATCCCATACACACTGCTCACATCTCCTGGAGCCACCTGACTGGTCAGTTGGGCTAGGTTACCAGTCACCTTCTCAGCTACAGGGAGACAAATTAGAAATTATATTAGAGCCCAACTTCAAGCCAAAGGTGGAGTCCAAATAAAGATCACTGGTAGTAGTGTAGCTGAGAAATCGAGGGCCCAGGCATTTCTTccactggaattaaaattgaaaaGGGAATAGCTTTGACAGAAATTCATGTTTAGTCAGAACTGTTTCTGGTTGCACTATTTTTAGAGTTCAAACCAAAGCTTGAATCCAAATAAAGACTGTTGCTGTGGGGGAAAGAGGATATCTGGTCAGTTGCACAACAATGacttcaaccaaaatgtgtcttctgcatttaacccaacccctcaatcagagaacccccccccccaataaaATACAGAGTGGAATTCCGTTCTCCTTTAAAAAGAAAAGGAAGTGTTACCCAGCTGCAGCTCCTTGGTTGTTGGGGCGAGCAGGCAGATGATGTTGGGGGGCTGCTTGACACTCAGGCGTTCCCTCTGCGCTTCCTGCAGCTCATGGAGGAGCTTTGTAGTCTCATCCAACTTCTGCTGGAAGATTTGGGCCTCTGATGCACATAAAGACATATACACACTTGATTACTTAAATATCCTAAGGAAGCTTACATTGACCTGTGCAGGGTCATCTACAATGGGTTCTATTTTCCCTCTTATCTTCATAGACTATATTCAACTGGGGCTGCATATGGCCTACAACAGCCCAGGGAGGCTACCTGCAAGGCTGTAGTAGTAACCAACCACTGGATCTGTCAGAAACACCTCAATTACCTTCAGGAAGGGTTCAAGCCTAGGGGATTtaaaatgtaactctttggctCTCAGTAGCTTTAGAGAATGAACTGGCATGCTGTTGGGGTTTGCCCTTTGGTCAGTTAGAGGTGATCTTTACCCTCAGAGAGGAGGTCCGGTGGAGTCTGGAGGTCCAAGCCCAGGCCGATCACGGAGGCTAGCCTGCTTTCAGCCTGCTTGCTGGCCTCTGGTTCAACCACCTGAGGGAAAAACAGAAGGGTTAAAGAAAAGTTAGATTAGTAAAAGCATTTTTGTTTGGATTCCAAGTCACCCAGCGCTGCAGTCAGTGAATCTTTGAAATTGCATTCCTGAAAGGAGGCAGCAGCTAGGCCAGATATTTTCTAGTAGCTCGAGTCAATACCTCTGCCAGTCCCTTTCCAATAAAATCGAATGAAACAAAGAGCAGCAGCAACACCCAAGCAGGGATAAACTGGACGTTGGCCAAGCACAGCAAACAGCCGGGTACAGAGAGCTGCTGTGTGCTGAACAGGTCTGATGCTTTTCTTTCCTCCCTCTACACTGCTGTGACTGAGGAGCCATTCAGCCGCCCAATGAAGGGAGCGCAGAAAGAAAACACAGACATTTCCACATCCCTGACACAGAGAGTGCGTGAACAGCCCTGGTCTCAGGGGCTGGTGGAGAGAGGCAGTGTTTTGAAGGGGAAATGTTCTTTCCGTGTGTTGGATCTAGCAGCTAGCTAACGAGCCTGCCATGTTGTTGACACAGCTGGAACACAACAGCTACGGCATGTGCAGAAGCTGTTAATATTATCCAACACTGTTGGTGGGGTGTGGGGGTTAGCTGGGGTTCACCTCAGGTGGGTGTCGTTGAGACCTAGGGTGTGGTGTCTCTCCTTTATCTGCTGAGGTTGTCCAGGTTTAGTGTCCTAGTGTAGCTGAGACTTACCTCCATGTCCTGGTCTCTAGTCTCAGAGGTTTCTGTTGGCCCTTGCTCATCTGGACGGGTCTGACGGGCAAGAACGCATTAAGTTAGTGTCCAATCTTTTCCCCAAAATAACTGTAGCCATATAATTCCCATACAGATAAATGCATAGTGGTTCTACCTCTCTCAGGGTTTTGGAGTGCTCCCCGTTAGTCAACGCATCCAGGAGGTTGTCTGCCAGTTTGTACATGTGCTCCTCCGATTTGGACAGGAACTCCGAGAGGCTGCAGACACAATGACAAACACATTacatcagtgtgtgtttgtgtatcctaGTCACATTTGGTCTCCTCTCAGAAGCAGCAGTAGGGTCGTATCAGGTTTACCATGTGTTCTTAGCCTCCACCACAGTGAATCTCATCCACGCCAACAGAACCATAAAACGCCTACTCTAATATACAAACCCAATGAAATACAGGCACATCTGGACTGTTACGCGCATGCTGGAATACTCAAAGCTTTGTTTGTTTGCAATAATTTACAGTAAAGTAGGCCCTTGTTATTGTAAATGTCAGGTCCTCCCATAATATTACAGCGTAATGTTGGGGGAGGATGAGGAGCCACACATGCATACCTCTCAGATCCCTGGAGGCTGGCCTCCTCTCCATAGAAGGAGTAGATCAGGTCAGAGTCCTCTTTCCCGATGTTGGCGAAGCTCGAGTCGTAGGCGGGTGCGTAGGAGGTGTACGGACCGTAGTTCATGTACGATACTGCGAGAGCGGAGATTGGGTTACATTACAGCTCGTAAACACAGATGGAGATACATTTTATATGACTATGAAAAACTGATTTTTATAGAATCACAATCTGACATGGCTACATGACCTTATCAAATCTTAGGGAAAAACAATGTTGCCCATGATTGGATTTATAAATGGATAGATTAAGACTGGTATTTATGTTGGTTTAACATTGGATTTATACATGTGCTTCTATACAAGCTCTGGGTTCAGTCCCTCAGGTGAGAAGAGGATATTCAGCCACTCTTGGGAGATGCTTTTTTTATTATTAAACTCTGTCACTAAGGCCCCTTCAGCTTACCTGGTGTGACCATGTTCCTCTTGTCCTCCTTGAAGCCCTGCAGGGTGTTGATGCCACTCTGCAGCCGGTTGGACATCATGCCCAGCTTCACAGGGCAGTAGCCCACATCTGTAGAGATAAGAGTTGATTGAGAAATAGAGGCTCATTTACAATTAAAAGCTGATGATTGTATTATACTTGTTAGGTTAAAAACATGGCATTTTGCCCACCAACAGCCTTCATCAGAAGGACAGAGTTAATTACATAGTTGGAATCAATCATGGTTTCCCGTTTTCCCATGTTGCACAAATAGAAATGGATATAGCACAACTAGCTAACTGTGGCCGTGACTATGACTGGACCTACCTCCAGCAACAAGGTCAACTGGGTTCAGGATTGCCAGTGTGGTGGAGCCATCAGACTTCCTCCTCTCAAAGTCCAGCTACATAACGAAATAAAACAATAGTCATATTATTACATTAGTGGACATAATGAATATGTTCACTAAATTAGACAATACATTTCCTATATTATAGATGGGTTAAGAGAGCTTGGTTGGCCTAAACAGATTAAGCCAATTCCACAGCCCGTAGCTCTCTCACCTCACTCTCCAGCCCTCTGTTGGACAGTTTGCCTCCTGAATCTTCGATGAGCTTGCGGATCTCTTCAAGCTCCTGCTCTGCCTGACTGACAACCTTGGACACTTCATCTTTGGAATCGTTGTCTTTCCTGGAAGTATTGGAGAACACAGACAAAGTATAGACGAGTAAGAGACTTTGGAAAGTGATTCATAGGGCTTCATTGTTCAATACCAAAAGGATCACCAGCAAATAGGAATTTATTTTGCTGGCATTCATTGGTGATTACAATACGTTTTGAAACACTATCATAACATCTAAATCTAATCGAGATAATCAATTTAATACTATAGCTACATGTTCCCAATGAATATGCTGCCAATATACTTTCAAACAAACTTCACATCAAATCTTATAAGTCCTCATGCTGTAGTCTTATTTGCTAAAGCATTTTCTACCCATTACACCTCAGTGGGGTTTACTAGGACAACAACTCCTAGGTTTCAGAGACTGATTGGTGTGAAACGTGCTGCATAGTGCTGACTGAACACAAGACCTGACACGCTCAGTCATTCCTTTCATTCTCTCTCAGCCTCTAGCCAGAGTCTGTGGAAAGAACTGATCCACCAAACACTTGGGAGGAGAACAAGCCCACAGCACTTGGACACTACCCATGGCTTATTAACATTAGTGGGCAATACTACTTCCTTGCTTCCTGGTTGGGATCTGTGTTGGGTAAATGGGCGAGAACAGCTTCTCACAGTCTAATCTATGAACGAGCACCTTACCCCCTATCTGAAATCTATatattacagtggcttgtgaaagtattcacccctcttggcatttttcctattttgttgccttacaacctggaattaaaattgattttttggggagtTGATTTACACGACATGTCTACTACTTAGAAAATgctaaatatttgttattgtgaaacaaacaagaaataagacaaaaaaacagaacttgagcgtgcataactattcaccaccccccacccccccccccaaagtcaatactttgtagagccaccttttgcaataattacagctgcaagtctcttggggtatgtctctataagcttggcacatctagccactgggatttttgcccattcttcaaggcaaaactgcttcagctccttcaagttggatgggttccgctggtgtacagcaatctttaagtcataccacagattctcaattggatttaggtctgggcattgactaggcc
It encodes the following:
- the LOC121535799 gene encoding bromodomain-containing protein 7, translated to MGKKHKKHKSEKYEEYGERPLKLVLKVAGNEVTTGSSSFENTYDEHPDVEKHKKKKKKKDKERNDTMSPVDDKKKKKMTKKKKGQDADTDWDDREASRTPVRSDLASSLNKVEEKELTPLQEALSQLIRQLQRKDPSAFFSFPVTDLIAPGYSTIIKRPMDFGAMKEKVKNEYYQSLEELKVDFRIMCENAMIYNKPETIYHKAARKLLHSGMKILRPERLESLRQSIEFMADLENPANQSGKTGEVGNSSMDQCKDGPSPIDPSETAQSAPNTPRKDNDSKDEVSKVVSQAEQELEEIRKLIEDSGGKLSNRGLESELDFERRKSDGSTTLAILNPVDLVAGDVGYCPVKLGMMSNRLQSGINTLQGFKEDKRNMVTPVSYMNYGPYTSYAPAYDSSFANIGKEDSDLIYSFYGEEASLQGSESLSEFLSKSEEHMYKLADNLLDALTNGEHSKTLRETRPDEQGPTETSETRDQDMEVVEPEASKQAESRLASVIGLGLDLQTPPDLLSEEAQIFQQKLDETTKLLHELQEAQRERLSVKQPPNIICLLAPTTKELQLAEKVTGNLAQLTSQVAPGDVSSVYGIRRAMGIAIPLEADEPLIDLTTVAVEPMDTLPEVQQIPVVAV